One region of Pagrus major chromosome 5, Pma_NU_1.0 genomic DNA includes:
- the LOC140995524 gene encoding uncharacterized protein, whose protein sequence is MSSFEFLRDLVGKRVAVTAGEEILGVFKETIAGYEAEIDRQRRLLDVALKPDVKLHRIELPQQHVCKEEGEEEVLSDQQLCIQERNSSLDQEDSEPPQIKEEQEELCISQEGEQLVLKQEDDTVMLIPAYEESDHSEPEQKSDHQPEQADSGSTRYTESKPKTSQTKRHRKSKLQEHLRVHTGEKPHRCSVCGTRFSQTSELKSHLRIHAGEKPHVCKTCGRAFKHSSSLTVHLRCHTGEKPYSCNICERRFSQLSTLNGHLRVHTGEKPCSCSLCGKKFTKGSELKRHMRIHTGEKPFSCKICGKAFRLNSALTIHMRGHTGEKPHSCKTCGKDFRFGGELKVHMRSHTGEKPYSCKACGTRFKIKSLLKRHMKIHTDEKPHSCKTCGKNFQFEGDIKVHMRIHTGEKPYPCKTCGKHFRSSSNLSVHMKLHRCNPAKDVGKDSDGCQT, encoded by the exons ATGTCTTCATTTGAGTTCCTGAGAGACTTGGTGGGAAAGCGAGTGGCTGTTACTGCTGGAGAGGAAATACTGGGAGTTTTTAAAGAAACCATCGCCGGGTACGAGGCAGAGATCGACCGTCAGCGCAGACTGCTGGATGTCGCTCTGAAACCTGACGTAAAGTTACACAGGATAG agctcccacagcaacatgtctgtaaggaggaaggggaggaggaagtTCTCTCTGACCAGCAGCTCTGTATccaggagaggaactccagtctggaccaagaggactCAGAGCCTCcacagattaaagaggaacaggaggaactctgcatcagtcaggagggagagcagcttgtactgaagcAAGAGGACGATACCGTTATGTTGATTCCTGCTTATGAggaaagtgaccacagtgaaCCTGAACAAAAGAGTGACCACCAGCCTGAGCAGGCAGACTCAGGATCAACAAGATATACAGAGTCAAAACCAAAAACCAGTCAAACCAAAAGACATCGAAAGTCAAAATTGCAGGAGCACCTGAgggtccacacaggtgagaagccacATCGTTGCAGCGTCTGTGGAACAAGATTCAGTCAGACATCAGAGTTGAAATCTCATTTAAGGATCCACGCAGGTGAGAAGCCGCATGtgtgcaaaacatgtgggagaGCTTTCAAACATAGCAGTTCCTTAACAGTCCACCTGAGAtgtcacacaggtgagaagccatatTCTTGCAACATCTGTGAGCGAAGATTCAGTCAGTTATCAACGTTGAACGGTCATTTAagagtccacacaggtgagaagccgtgTTCTTGCAGCTTATGTGGAAAAAAGTTCACAAAGGGTTCAGAGCTGAAACGCCatatgagaatccacacaggtgagaagccgtttTCGTGCAAAATTTGTGGCAAAGCTTTCAGACTCAACAGTGCCTTGACAATCCACATGCGAGGCCACACAGGGGAGAAGCCacattcttgcaaaacatgcGGGAAAGATTTCAGATTCGGTGGGGAGTTGAAAGTCCACATGAGATCCCACACAGGCGAGAAGCCCTACAGTTGCAAGGCCTGTGGGACAAGATTCAAGATCAAGTCGCTATTGAAAAGGCATATGAAAATCCACACAGATGAGAAGCCACATTcctgcaaaacatgtgggaaaaaCTTCCAATTTGAGGGGGACATAAAagttcacatgagaatccacacaggtgagaagccttacCCGTGCAAAACATGTGGAAAACATTTCAGAAGTAGTAGTAATTTGTCAGTCCACATGAAATTACACAGATGTAACCCTGCCAAAGATGTAGGAAAAGATTCTGACGGATGCCAGAcctga
- the LOC140995643 gene encoding LOW QUALITY PROTEIN: uncharacterized protein (The sequence of the model RefSeq protein was modified relative to this genomic sequence to represent the inferred CDS: substituted 1 base at 1 genomic stop codon) — protein MTSVEHLREFISERLSAAAEEIFRVVKKAIVEYEEEIDRQRRLLDVACKPEIQSPRMELPQQHVSMEEEGLADQERNFSLDQEDPAPPQIKEEQEEQLVLKQEPDTFMLTPTYEESDPKGDKTLYLNPDGSQSAAETELPSSMCISWVKNESDHENSEVSELINQQLLSHNLYLAESRDQTEGEHGDSDLPEPKKSQSPSKDVRNLDLSEIHCNAHTGKRSFKCDTCGKDCKCMSKLNIHMRIHTGEKPYSCSTCGKRFNQTSGLKAHRRIHTGERPYSCNTCGKRFNQTSVLNAHKRIHTGEKPYSCETCGRAFRYSGDLTVHIRRAHTGEKPYHCNKCGKRFSGVFEFSRHIKVHKCKYLLHGCMELAGRQYCSRNVETRLICNKSIMSSVAYLREFISERLTAAAEEIFRVFEVTIVEYEEEIDRQRKLLDVALKPEIKLNRIELPQQHVCKEEEEEEVPDQQLCIQERNSSPDQEDYKPPQIKEEQEELCTSQEGEQLVVKQEDDTIMLIPAYEESDHSESESNSDHQLLSHNSLIAESGDQKGGVYGDSGSSTNAETTPQNEHQESTSHSNNEFNSTIHSNTHTGKVSYKCGTCEKTFQYKSKLQRHLIVHTGEKPYSCTTCGKRFCDNPALKKHMRIHTGEKPFICMFCGQGFPYMSVLNTHIRIHTGEKPYLCKTCGKDFTRSSALRVHMRIHTGEKPHVCKTCGKGFHDKQTLKRHIRVHTGEKPYTCKTCGQGFSQSAELKTHIRIHTGERPFSCKTCGKGFRLNSVLKVHMRTHTGEKPYLCKICGSNFSYSSGLMAHIRRAHTGEKAXHCSTCGKSLWFESIMSSVAYLREFISERLTAAAEEIFRVFEVTIVEYEEEIDRQRKLLDVALKPEIKLNRIELQQQHVFIEEEEVLADQQLCIQERNQEDPEPPHIKEEQEELCTSQEGQLVLNQETDTFMLIPSYEESDHSEAESNGDHQLLTDSSHVAESQDQKVGVRGDFQSTTNAETKLQIEHHESTSHSNNEYNSATSETLCDSHTGKVSHKCGTCGKIFQYKSKLQRHLSVHTGEKPYVCKFCDQRFGYMSALKTHVRIHTGEKPYSCKICGKDFALTTALTSHMRTHTGEKPYLCMTCGKTFRTMPPLKRHMRIHTGEKPFVCKTCGKTFCRTSELNTHIRIHTGEKPYSCEICGKDFRLNGVLKVHMRTHTGEKPYLCKICGSDFSCSSGLLVHIRRAHTGERP, from the exons ATGACTTCAGTCGAGCATCTGAGAGAGTTTATCAGCGAGCGACTTTCCGCCGCTgctgaggaaatattcagagtGGTTAAAAAAGCCATCGTCGAGTACGAGGAGGAGATCGATCGTCAGCGCAGACTGCTGGATGTGGCTTGTAAACCCGAAATACAGTCACCCAGGATGG agctcccacagcaacatgtctctatggaggaggagggtctTGCTGACCAGGAGAGGAacttcagtctggaccaagaggacccagCGCCTCcacagattaaagaggaacaggaagagcagcttgtactgaagcAGGAGCCTGATACCTTTATGTTGACTCCTACTTATGAGGAAAGTGACCCCAAAGGAGATAAGACACTATATTTGAATCCTGACGGAAGTCAgagtgctgcagagacagagctcCCATCTAGCATGTGTATCAGTTGGGTAAAAAATGAATCTGACCATGAGAATTCAGAAGTATCAGAGTTAATAAATCAACAGCTCCTCTCTCATAACTTGTATTTAGCTGAGAGCCGAGATCAGACAGAAGGTGAGCACGGAGACTCAGATTTACCAGAGCCAAAGAAAAGCCAAAGCCCCAGTAAAGATGTACGCAACCTTGATTTGTCAGAGATTCACTGTAATGCTCACACAGGTAAACGGTCCTTCAAATGTGACACCTGTGGGAAAGATTGTAAGTGTATGTCAAAGTTGAATattcacatgagaatccacacaggcGAGAAGCCGTATTCGTGCAGCACCTGTGGGAAAAGATTCAATCAGACATCTGGACTGAAGGCTCACAGAAGAATCCACACAGGCGAGAGGCCATATTCCTGCAACACCTGCGGGAAAAGGTTCAATCAGACATCAGTGTTAAACGCACATAaaagaatccacacaggtgagaagccatatTCTTGCGAAACATGCGGGAGAGCGTTCAGGTATAGTGGTGACTTAACAGTTCACATTAGAAGAGcccacactggtgagaagccgtatCACTGCAACAAATGTGGGAAAAGATTCTCTGGAGTGTTTGAATTTTCAAGGCATATAAAAGTGCATAAATGCAAGTA TTTG CTTCACGGATGTATGGAATTAGCAGGTAGACAGTATTGTAGTCGTAACGTTGAAACGCGCTTGATTtgtaataaatcaataatgtcTTCTGTTGCTTATTTGAGAGAGTTTATCAGcgagcgactaactgctgctgctgaggaaatattcagagtTTTTGAAGTCACCATCGTCGAGTACGAAGAAGAGATCGACCGTCAGCGCAAACTGCTGGATGTGGCTTTGAAACCTGAAATAAAGTTAAACAGGATAG agctcccacagcaacatgtctgtaaggaggaggaggaggaggaagttcctgaccagcagctctgtatccaggagaggaactccagtcCAGACCAAGAGGACTACAAGCCTCcacagattaaagaggaacaggaggaactctgcaccagtcaggagggagagcagcttgttgtGAAGCAGGAGGATGATACCATTATGTTGATTCCTGCTTATGAggaaagtgaccacagtgaaTCTGAATCAAAtagtgaccaccagctccttTCTCATAACTCCCTTATAGCTGAGAGTGGAGACCAGAAAGGAGGCGTGTATGGAGACTCTGGATCAAGTACAAATGCAGAGACAACACCACAGAATGAACATCAAGAAAGCACAAGTCACAGTAACAATGAATTTAACTCTACCATTCACAGTAATACTCACACGGGTAAAGTGTCGTACAAATGTGGCACTTGTGAAAAGACCTTTCAGTATAAGTCAAAATTGCAGAGACACCTAATtgtccacacaggtgagaagccgtattcttgcACCACCTGTGGAAAACGATTCTGTGACAATCCAGCATTGAAAAagcacatgagaatccacactggtgagaaaccATTCATTTGCATGTTCTGCGGGCAAGGATTCCCTTACATGTCGGTGCTGAATACACATATAAGAATCCACACAGGCGAGAAGCCGTATTTGTGCAAAACATGCGGGAAAGATTTTACACGTAGCAGTGCCCTGAGGGTCCACATGAGGATCCACACAGGCGAGAAGCCGCACGTTTGCAAAACTTGCGGGAAAGGATTCCATGACAAGCAAACATTGAAAAGGCATATAAGagttcacacaggtgagaagccgtatacttgcaaaacatgtgggcAAGGATTCTCTCAGTCAGCAGAATTGAAAACTCATATAAGGATCCACACAGGCGAGAGGCCATTTTcatgcaaaacatgtgggaaaggtTTCAGACTCAACAGTGTCTTGAAAGttcacatgagaacccacacaggggAGAAGCCGTACCTCTGTAAAATATGTGGCAGCAATTTCAGTTATAGCAGTGGCTTGATGGCGCACATAAGAAGAGCCCACACTGGTGAGAAGGCATAGCACTGCTCCACCTGTGGGAAAAGTTTATGGTTTG aatcaataatgtcTTCTGTTGCTTATTTGAGAGAGTTTATCAGcgagcgactaactgctgctgctgaggaaatattcagagtTTTTGAAGTCACCATCGTCGAGTACGAAGAAGAGATCGACCGTCAGCGCAAACTGCTGGATGTGGCTTTGAAACCTGAAATAAAGTTAAACAGGATAG AGCTCCAACAGCAACATGTCTttatagaggaggaggaggttctggCTGACCAGCAGCTCTGTATCCAGGAGAGGaaccaagaggacccagagcctccacacattaaagaggaacaggaggaactctgcaccagtCAGGAGGGACAGCTTGTCCTGAATCAGGAGACTGATACCTTTATGTTGATTCCTTCTTATGAggaaagtgaccacagtgaagCTGAATCGAACggtgaccaccagctcctcaCTGACAGctctcatgtagctgagagccaagatcagaaagTGGGCGTGCGTGGAGACTTTCAATCAACTACAAATGCAGAGACAAAACTACAGATTGAGCATCATGAGAGCACAAGTCACAGTAACAATGAATATAACTCTGCCACGTCAGAGACTCTCTGTGATTCTCACACAGGTAAAGTGTCTCATAAATGTGGCACTTGTGGAAAAATCTTTCAGTACAAGTCAAAATTGCAGAGGCACCTGAGCgtgcacacaggtgagaagccgtatgTTTGCAAGTTCTGCGATCAAAGATTCGGATACATGTCGGCACTGAAAACTCACgtgagaatccacacaggtgagaagccgtattccTGCAAAATATGCGGGAAAGATTTCGCACTTACTACTGCCCTGACATCCCACATGAGAacgcacacaggtgagaagccgtaccTGTGCATGACCTGTGGGAAAACTTTCCGTACCATGCCACCGTTGAAAAGGCATATGAGAATCCACACGGGTGAAAAGCCCTTTgtttgcaaaacatgtgggaaaacATTCTGTCGGACATCAGAACTGAATACGCATATAAGGATCCACACAGGCGAGAAGCCGTACTCCTGTGAAATATGTGGGAAAGATTTCAGACTCAACGGTGTCTTGAAAGttcacatgagaacccacacaggggAGAAGCCGTACCTCTGTAAAATATGTGGCAGCGATTTCAGCTGTAGTAGTGGCTTGTTGGTCCATATAAGAAGAGCCCACACTGGTGAGAGGCCATAG
- the LOC140995525 gene encoding uncharacterized protein — protein sequence MFSVESLREVINERLTAAAEEIFRVFKQTIINFEEEIDRQRRLLDVLKPEIQLQRTEFPQQHVCKETEDEEEEEVLSDQQLCIQERNFSLDQEDPEPPQIKEEQEELCISQEGEQLVLKQEDDTFMWIPAYEESDHSEPEQKSDHQPEQPDSGSTRHSEPKKIHQKNKTPCNTDKGEMSHKCDQCGKVFKFKSKLQEHLRVHTGEKPHCCSICGTRFSQTSELKTHLRIHIGEKPHVCKTCGKAYKYSSGLIIHLRSHTGEKPFSCNICGERFSQTSSLNFHLRVHAGQKPHSCSACGKEFKKGTDLKTHMRIHTGEKPYSCEICGKGFRLGSVLKVHVRSHTGEKPYPCKICGKRFCDASSLSRHMRIHTGEKPYSCEICGKDFRLGSVLKVHMRSHTGEKPYVCKICGMRFTVGFLLKKHRTSHIDQELYYC from the exons atgttttcagttgagagtttgagagagGTTATTAACGAGCGACTGAccgctgctgctgaagaaatattcagagtttttaaacaaactatcATCAATTTTGAGGAAGAGATCGATCGTCAGCGCAGACTGCTGGATGTTTTGAAACCTGAAATACAGTTACAAAGGACAG AGttcccacagcaacatgtctgtaaggagacggaggacgaggaggaggaggaagttctCTCTGACCAGCAGCTCTGTATCCAGGAGAGGAacttcagtctggaccaagaggacccagagcctccacagattaaagaggaacaggaggaactctgcatcagtcaggagggagagcagcttgtactgaagcAGGAGGATGATACCTTCATGTGGATTCCTGCTTATGAggaaagtgaccacagtgaaCCTGAACAAAAAAGTGACCACCAGCCTGAGCAGCCAGACTCAGGATCAACAAGACATTCAGAgccaaagaaaatacatcaaaaaaacaaaacgccCTGTAATACTGACAAAGGTGAAATGTCTCATAAATGTGACCAGTGTGGGAAAGTTTTTAAGTTCAAGTCAAAATTGCAGGAGCACCTGAgggtccacacaggtgagaagccacATTGTTGCAGCATCTGTGGAACAAGATTCAGTCAGACATCAGAGTTGAAAACTCATTTAAGGATCCACATAGGTGAGAAGCCGCATGTGTGCAAAACCTGTGGGAAAGCTTACAAATATAGTAGTGGCTTAATAATCCACCTGAGAagtcacacaggtgagaagccattTTCTTGCAACATATGTGGGGAAAGATTCAGTCAGACGTCATCCTTGAACTTTCATTTAAGGGTCCACGCAGGTCAGAAGCCACATTCTTGTAGCGCCTGCGGAAAAGAATTCAAAAAAGGTACAGATTTAAAAACTCatatgagaatccacacaggtgagaagccgtattcgTGTGAAATTTGTGGCAAAGGTTTCCGACTTGGCAGTGTCTTGAAAGTCCATGTGAGAAGCCACACAGGGGAGAAGCCATATCCTTGCAAAATCTGTGGGAAAAGATTCTGTGACGCTTCATCGTTGAGCAGGCatatgagaatccacacaggtgagaagccgtattcaTGTGAAATATGTGGCAAAGATTTCCGACTTGGCAGTGTCTTGAAAGTTCACATGAGAAGCCACACGGGTGAGAAGCCATACGTTTGCAAGATCTGCGGGATGAGATTTACTGTCGGGTTTTTATTGAAAAAGCATAGGACATCTCACATAGATCAAGAGCTATATTATTGTTAA